One window from the genome of Micromonospora aurantiaca ATCC 27029 encodes:
- a CDS encoding DUF6403 family protein, with amino-acid sequence MTASVLPWLGGGVVAVAAGFLAVSLPRRRVRAEGRRIAWSSARAAIHDATVSRDASPATVPEAERLLAHAEMLAAARGGADAARAAAEHARRADELWRAGR; translated from the coding sequence ATGACCGCGAGCGTGCTGCCCTGGCTGGGCGGGGGAGTGGTGGCGGTGGCCGCCGGTTTCCTCGCCGTGTCGCTGCCCCGGCGCCGCGTCCGGGCCGAGGGCCGGCGGATCGCCTGGTCGTCGGCGCGGGCGGCGATCCACGACGCCACAGTGAGCCGGGACGCGTCCCCGGCGACGGTGCCGGAGGCCGAGCGGCTGCTGGCCCACGCCGAGATGCTCGCCGCCGCCCGCGGCGGCGCCGACGCGGCCCGCGCGGCGGCCGAGCACGCCCGCCGCGCCGACGAGCTGTGGCGGGCCGGGCGGTGA
- a CDS encoding snapalysin family zinc-dependent metalloprotease translates to MRKPKLSRILATLAAATLAALGAVAVNPAPASAAVRNVCYNISQAGPFANTAVQAAAIWNNYTNNINMAQCGSNLRITYTYGGGSYAQRTSLGNGRVVIDYYQAQQYSPLRIMTHEIGHILGLPDNYNGNCAILMSGGSAGTSCTNPYPSSTEAARVDSLFGFAARSATPAQVFTGSWPAASTVGAQR, encoded by the coding sequence ATGCGTAAGCCCAAGCTGTCCCGGATCCTCGCCACCCTCGCGGCCGCGACGCTGGCAGCGCTCGGCGCGGTAGCCGTCAACCCGGCTCCGGCCTCCGCCGCCGTCCGCAACGTCTGCTACAACATCAGCCAGGCCGGCCCGTTCGCCAACACGGCGGTGCAGGCGGCGGCGATCTGGAACAACTACACGAACAACATCAACATGGCCCAGTGCGGGTCCAACCTGCGGATCACCTACACCTACGGCGGCGGCTCGTACGCCCAGCGCACCAGCCTCGGCAACGGCCGCGTGGTGATCGACTACTACCAGGCCCAGCAGTACTCGCCGCTGCGCATCATGACGCACGAGATCGGCCACATCCTCGGCCTGCCGGACAACTACAACGGCAACTGCGCCATCCTGATGTCCGGTGGCAGCGCCGGCACGAGCTGCACCAACCCGTACCCCAGCTCCACCGAGGCCGCCCGGGTCGACTCGCTGTTCGGCTTCGCCGCCCGCAGCGCGACGCCCGCCCAGGTCTTCACCGGCAGCTGGCCGGCCGCCTCGACGGTGGGCGCCCAGCGCTGA
- a CDS encoding globin — protein sequence MRTTEVATCSREPRDRLGPVAVRAAVHRWLRLIAADAELAPYLIGVDRQRLAALFTARLGAALGGVRRGPDGDPADAGGPALGGSRRPPLTGEQRWRVLDYLAAALWALDLPAATVVDAQRAVAGLLRA from the coding sequence GTGCGGACCACGGAGGTGGCGACCTGTTCCCGCGAGCCCCGCGACCGGCTCGGCCCGGTCGCCGTGCGCGCGGCGGTGCACCGCTGGCTGCGGCTGATCGCGGCCGACGCGGAGTTGGCGCCGTACCTGATCGGGGTGGACCGCCAGCGGCTCGCCGCGCTGTTCACCGCCCGGCTGGGCGCGGCGCTCGGCGGGGTGCGGCGGGGTCCGGACGGCGACCCCGCGGACGCCGGCGGACCGGCCCTCGGTGGATCGCGGCGCCCGCCGCTGACCGGGGAGCAGCGCTGGCGCGTCCTGGACTACCTGGCCGCCGCGCTCTGGGCGCTCGATCTGCCGGCGGCGACGGTCGTCGACGCGCAGCGGGCCGTCGCCGGGTTGCTCCGGGCCTGA
- a CDS encoding ATP-binding protein — MEPRFGQHIIGREHPAALLRAEVARLVDSHGGLVLVTGEPGIGKTTLVSAAADEARRSGALVLGAACWDSDTAPDYWPWVQVLRRLARSADDRRGVREAADAGLAALLGEHAAGDTAEATEPGDPTEPGDTHVAEPGDAGRAEFDRHDAVTAALVAVAQHRPVAVVFDDLHWADPASLRLLQFVTQHAWFERLLLIGTYRDAEVESVEHPLRPWLLPLTAKATTVTLAGLDRAEVAALMARTASREPDASLVAEVHRRTGGNPFFVEQTARLWHTHGLTDTVAPGVREVVRRRLDQLPAPVVEALTVAAVLGREFDRLTLAACVPAPVAQVDRLLGRAAAARLVLPRSDGRFVFVHDLVRETLYDGLADDDRRARHAAVVRAVDRSDALAGVLSPAHLARHAWLAGAELEPERAGDLLLAAARDAGGRIAVDESVRHYRRALELTGEPGRRVRVLLELAGLLHHAGPPAEVERLLAEAAALARELPDPGVLTRVALIAHRQHSATRRRLDAAELVREAYRRLIAEPEPERPVRALVTDLITATETLARHGRDDEALTFSLWARHDTTWGLGTAHERAVVTAEIREVARRSGDRETELWATALRWVALLELGDPGYRHELTAFVTGARRGDVARQRVAATADSAIIAAFRGDLATAEACFAEAESYRESAHSDHAFMTHHMRWSVLLLYGRLTEAEAVLDRVGAAHPQAELLRAITAAERGDAATVLRLTAAIEAAGTAYPRSVSPLWLRLRAQAAAVDGDPARCAEVRAALAPHRGQWTAALFGCDIGGPVDLWLAMADAAEGRWDDAIDCYRAARDAADRLGARPWSVLARAGLVDALAGRDGPGDAAEAWRLRAETVAEARTLGMVQVVDRLGATAPAPAAASAVVAPVAVRLGAGAPALVASSSSPGRRAASGLSRAGAVHGNARPPDPGAGGADVIRPEFRPDGPVWRLAYDGVVVHLPDAKGLHDLRLLLSRPGTDVPAVELLDPAAGPELAAARRLGADPVLDDEAKARYRRHLRRLDDEIDRAATRDDGRRLAELDAERAALLDQLRAAAGLAGRSRRLGDQAERARKAVTGRIRDTLRRIGERHPALAAHLRESVTTGGACRYQPAEPVPWRL; from the coding sequence ATGGAGCCGAGGTTCGGCCAACACATCATCGGGCGGGAGCATCCCGCTGCGCTGCTGCGCGCCGAGGTGGCCCGGCTGGTCGACAGCCACGGCGGTCTCGTCCTGGTCACCGGCGAGCCGGGCATCGGCAAGACCACACTGGTCTCGGCCGCCGCCGACGAGGCCCGTCGCAGCGGGGCGCTGGTGCTCGGCGCCGCCTGCTGGGACTCCGACACCGCACCCGACTACTGGCCGTGGGTGCAGGTCCTGCGGCGGCTGGCCCGGTCCGCCGACGACCGGCGCGGGGTGCGGGAGGCGGCCGACGCGGGCCTGGCGGCACTGCTCGGCGAGCACGCGGCGGGTGACACCGCGGAGGCGACCGAGCCGGGCGACCCGACCGAGCCCGGCGACACGCACGTGGCCGAGCCGGGCGACGCGGGCCGGGCCGAGTTCGACAGGCACGACGCGGTGACCGCCGCCCTGGTCGCAGTCGCCCAGCACCGCCCGGTCGCCGTGGTCTTCGACGACCTGCACTGGGCCGACCCGGCGTCGCTGCGGCTGCTCCAGTTCGTCACCCAGCACGCCTGGTTCGAGCGGTTGCTGCTGATCGGCACCTACCGGGACGCCGAAGTCGAATCCGTCGAGCACCCGCTGCGGCCGTGGCTGCTGCCGCTCACCGCCAAGGCGACCACAGTCACGCTCGCCGGGCTCGATCGCGCCGAGGTGGCCGCGCTGATGGCCCGCACCGCCAGCCGGGAGCCCGACGCGAGCCTGGTCGCCGAGGTGCACCGGCGCACCGGCGGGAACCCGTTCTTCGTGGAGCAGACCGCCCGGCTCTGGCACACCCACGGCCTCACCGACACCGTCGCCCCCGGCGTACGGGAGGTGGTGCGCCGCCGGCTCGACCAGCTGCCCGCCCCGGTGGTCGAGGCGCTCACGGTGGCCGCGGTGCTCGGCCGCGAGTTCGACAGGCTGACGCTCGCCGCCTGCGTACCCGCCCCGGTCGCGCAGGTCGACCGGTTGCTCGGCCGCGCCGCCGCGGCCCGGCTGGTGCTGCCCCGGAGCGACGGACGCTTCGTCTTCGTGCACGACCTGGTCCGCGAGACGCTCTACGACGGACTGGCCGACGACGATCGGCGGGCCCGGCACGCGGCTGTGGTCCGGGCCGTCGACCGGTCGGACGCGCTCGCCGGCGTGCTCAGCCCGGCCCACCTGGCCCGGCACGCCTGGCTGGCCGGCGCCGAGCTGGAGCCGGAACGCGCCGGTGACCTGCTGCTGGCCGCCGCCCGCGACGCCGGGGGCCGGATCGCTGTGGACGAGTCGGTACGGCACTACCGGCGCGCGCTGGAACTGACCGGCGAGCCCGGCCGGCGGGTCCGGGTGCTGCTGGAACTGGCCGGGCTGTTGCACCACGCCGGCCCACCGGCCGAGGTCGAGCGGCTGCTGGCCGAGGCCGCCGCGCTGGCCCGGGAACTGCCCGATCCCGGCGTGCTGACCCGGGTGGCGCTCATCGCGCACCGGCAGCACTCCGCCACCCGCCGCAGGCTCGACGCCGCCGAGCTGGTCCGGGAGGCGTACCGGCGGTTGATCGCGGAACCGGAGCCGGAGCGGCCGGTACGCGCGCTGGTCACCGACCTGATCACGGCCACCGAGACGCTCGCCCGGCACGGCCGCGACGACGAGGCGCTCACCTTCAGCCTGTGGGCCCGCCACGACACCACCTGGGGGCTCGGCACCGCGCACGAACGAGCCGTGGTGACCGCTGAGATCCGCGAGGTGGCCCGTCGTAGCGGCGACCGGGAGACCGAGCTGTGGGCCACGGCGCTGCGCTGGGTCGCGTTGCTGGAGCTGGGCGATCCGGGCTACCGGCACGAGCTGACCGCGTTCGTGACCGGCGCGCGACGCGGCGACGTGGCCCGGCAGCGGGTGGCGGCGACCGCGGACAGCGCGATCATCGCCGCGTTCCGGGGTGACCTCGCCACCGCCGAGGCGTGCTTCGCCGAGGCGGAGAGCTACCGCGAGTCGGCGCACTCCGACCACGCGTTCATGACGCACCACATGCGCTGGTCGGTGCTGCTGCTGTACGGCCGCCTCACCGAGGCCGAGGCGGTGCTCGACCGGGTGGGCGCCGCGCACCCGCAGGCCGAGCTGCTCCGGGCGATCACCGCCGCCGAGCGCGGCGACGCGGCCACCGTGCTTCGGCTCACCGCCGCGATCGAGGCCGCGGGCACCGCGTACCCCCGGTCGGTGTCGCCGCTGTGGCTGCGCCTGCGGGCGCAGGCGGCGGCCGTGGACGGCGACCCGGCCCGGTGCGCGGAGGTGCGGGCCGCCCTGGCCCCGCACCGCGGGCAGTGGACGGCGGCGCTGTTCGGGTGCGACATCGGTGGCCCGGTCGACCTGTGGCTGGCCATGGCGGACGCGGCCGAGGGCCGGTGGGACGACGCGATCGACTGTTACCGGGCGGCCCGGGACGCCGCGGACCGGCTGGGCGCCCGGCCCTGGTCGGTGCTGGCCCGGGCCGGGCTGGTGGACGCGCTCGCCGGGCGCGACGGGCCGGGCGACGCGGCCGAGGCGTGGCGGCTGCGGGCCGAGACGGTGGCCGAGGCGCGGACGCTGGGCATGGTCCAGGTGGTGGACCGGCTGGGCGCGACGGCTCCCGCCCCGGCGGCGGCCTCCGCCGTGGTCGCGCCGGTGGCGGTCCGGCTCGGCGCGGGCGCCCCGGCTCTGGTCGCGTCGTCGTCGTCGCCCGGCCGCCGCGCCGCGTCGGGTCTGTCCCGGGCGGGTGCCGTCCACGGCAACGCACGGCCGCCCGACCCCGGCGCGGGCGGCGCGGACGTGATCCGGCCCGAGTTCCGGCCGGACGGGCCGGTGTGGCGCCTCGCGTACGACGGCGTCGTGGTGCACCTGCCCGACGCCAAAGGGCTGCACGACCTGCGGCTGCTGCTGAGCCGGCCCGGCACGGACGTGCCCGCCGTCGAACTGCTCGACCCGGCGGCCGGCCCGGAACTCGCCGCCGCGCGCCGCCTCGGCGCCGATCCGGTGCTCGACGACGAGGCGAAGGCCCGCTACCGACGGCACCTGCGGCGGCTCGACGACGAGATCGACCGGGCTGCGACGCGCGACGACGGGCGGCGGCTGGCCGAGCTGGACGCCGAGCGCGCGGCGCTGCTCGACCAGTTGCGTGCCGCCGCCGGGCTGGCCGGGCGCAGCCGGCGTCTCGGTGACCAGGCGGAACGGGCGCGCAAGGCGGTGACCGGGCGGATCCGGGACACCCTGCGCCGCATCGGCGAGCGGCATCCGGCGCTCGCCGCCCACCTGCGCGAGTCGGTCACCACCGGCGGCGCCTGCCGGTACCAGCCGGCCGAGCCGGTGCCCTGGCGGCTCTGA
- a CDS encoding ABC transporter permease, which yields MSDTAITTGRAPSVYMPSAEALATVLAPAERPARPGALSASLTFGWRALLKIKHVPEQLFDVTAFPIIMVLMFTYLFGGALADSPRAYLQFFLPGIMVTSVVMITMYTGVGLNSDIEKGVFDRIRTLPVWRPSALVGMIFGDVLRYVLAAVVILTVGVVLGFRPDGGLLGVLAGIGLLVVFSFAFSWVWTFFGLVLRSEKSVMGTSMMVLFPLTFLSNVFVDPSTMPGWLQAFVKVNPITQLVTSVRAAMAGSMDGPSTMWMLLWSALFVVVFGTLTMYRYNRR from the coding sequence ATGAGCGACACCGCGATCACCACCGGGCGGGCGCCGTCCGTCTACATGCCGTCCGCCGAGGCGCTGGCCACTGTGCTCGCCCCGGCCGAGCGGCCGGCCCGGCCCGGCGCGCTGTCGGCGTCGCTGACGTTCGGCTGGCGCGCGCTGCTGAAGATCAAGCACGTGCCCGAGCAGCTGTTCGACGTGACCGCGTTCCCGATCATCATGGTGCTGATGTTCACGTACCTGTTCGGTGGCGCGCTCGCCGACAGCCCGCGTGCGTACCTCCAGTTCTTCCTGCCCGGCATCATGGTCACGAGCGTCGTGATGATCACCATGTACACCGGGGTCGGGCTCAACAGCGACATCGAGAAGGGCGTCTTCGACCGGATCCGTACGCTGCCGGTCTGGCGGCCGTCGGCGCTCGTCGGGATGATCTTCGGCGACGTGCTGCGCTACGTCCTGGCCGCCGTGGTCATCCTCACCGTGGGCGTGGTGCTCGGCTTCCGTCCCGACGGCGGGCTGCTCGGGGTGCTGGCCGGAATCGGGCTGCTGGTGGTCTTCTCGTTCGCGTTCTCCTGGGTGTGGACGTTCTTCGGCCTGGTGCTGCGCAGCGAGAAGTCGGTGATGGGGACCAGCATGATGGTGCTGTTCCCGCTGACGTTCCTGAGCAACGTGTTCGTCGACCCGTCCACCATGCCCGGTTGGCTGCAGGCGTTCGTCAAGGTCAACCCGATCACCCAGCTCGTCACCTCGGTCCGAGCGGCGATGGCCGGCTCGATGGACGGCCCGAGCACCATGTGGATGCTGCTCTGGAGCGCCCTCTTCGTGGTCGTGTTCGGCACGCTGACGATGTACCGCTACAACCGTCGCTGA